A window from Lactiplantibacillus pentosus encodes these proteins:
- a CDS encoding M1 family metallopeptidase, whose amino-acid sequence MAATTHFYETFQPEHYDLYININRADKLISGKSTITGDAQTQEVLVHQNGLTIASVQADGADVPFTVDNDIQGIRIELAKTGQVTLAITYSAKLTDTMMGIYPSYYEVDGVKEELIGTQFETTAARQAFPCVDEPEAKATFDLAIKYDEHDGETILSNMPEDHEADGVHYFETTVRMSTYLIAFAFGELQGKQTKTKSGVTIGVFGTKAHKANELDFALDIAKRSIEFYEDFYQTPYPLPHSWQLALPDFSAGAMENWGLVTYREAYLLLDPDNTALATKQLVATVIAHELAHQWFGDLVTMKWWDDLWLNESFANMMEYVATDALEPDWHIWETFQTSEASMALQRDATDGVQSVHVQVEDPAEIDSIFDGAIVYAKGARMLVMARALVGDDALRAGLKQYFIDHKYRNAKGDDLWGALADASGMQVGDIMHSWLEQPGYPVVTAAVVDGQLTLSQQQFFIGEGEEVGRQWQIPLNANYDAAPAIMKDKTVTLGDYAKLRDASGKPFRLNVGNNSHFIVKYDQTLMDDILANVDDLTAIDQLQLLQDLRLLAEGRQISYAAVVPLLSRFAGSHSTVVNAALYQVAGNLRKFVTPDSDEEKHLQALFDQLSADQVKRLGWLPQAGESNDDQLTRPFVLSAALYAKNSAAVLAAHELFEGNRDKLATLPADIRVFILRNEVKNFGSAELFDSLLAASRQTADASYKADICEALTATPDADLIKQLVGKFEDADTIKPQDLRAWFRGVLANPAGEQTAWDWIRDEWSWLEATVGGDMEFTTYITVISRIFHTAERLAEFKAFFEPKINTPGLTREIKMDTKVIASRVALVEDERDAVNAAVAEVVK is encoded by the coding sequence ATGGCAGCCACAACGCATTTTTACGAAACATTTCAACCAGAACATTATGATCTTTATATCAATATCAACCGGGCGGATAAGCTGATTTCGGGGAAATCAACCATTACCGGGGACGCACAGACACAAGAAGTGCTTGTTCACCAAAATGGATTGACGATTGCCAGTGTCCAAGCAGATGGTGCGGATGTCCCATTTACTGTTGATAATGACATTCAAGGGATTCGCATCGAACTTGCGAAGACTGGTCAAGTAACCCTCGCAATTACTTATAGCGCCAAGTTGACTGATACGATGATGGGGATCTATCCATCATATTACGAAGTTGACGGTGTGAAGGAGGAATTGATTGGGACCCAGTTTGAAACCACTGCAGCTCGGCAAGCTTTCCCATGTGTTGATGAACCAGAAGCCAAAGCCACTTTTGATTTGGCCATCAAGTATGATGAACACGATGGTGAAACGATTTTGAGTAACATGCCAGAGGACCATGAAGCAGATGGTGTGCACTACTTTGAAACTACTGTGCGGATGTCGACTTACTTGATTGCGTTCGCTTTTGGTGAATTACAAGGCAAGCAGACCAAGACTAAGAGTGGTGTCACGATTGGCGTGTTTGGCACGAAAGCCCATAAAGCCAATGAATTGGATTTTGCCTTAGACATTGCTAAACGGTCGATTGAATTTTATGAAGATTTCTATCAAACACCATATCCACTACCACATTCATGGCAGTTGGCCTTACCTGACTTTTCAGCCGGCGCGATGGAAAACTGGGGCTTAGTAACTTATCGGGAAGCTTACTTATTGCTTGACCCTGATAACACTGCCTTAGCAACCAAGCAACTCGTCGCTACGGTGATTGCGCACGAACTTGCGCACCAATGGTTCGGTGATTTAGTCACAATGAAGTGGTGGGATGACCTCTGGTTAAATGAAAGTTTCGCCAACATGATGGAATACGTGGCTACGGATGCCTTAGAACCAGACTGGCATATTTGGGAAACTTTCCAAACTTCCGAAGCTTCAATGGCACTCCAACGAGACGCAACAGACGGGGTTCAATCCGTTCACGTTCAAGTCGAAGACCCCGCTGAAATCGATTCGATTTTTGACGGTGCAATCGTCTACGCTAAGGGTGCTCGGATGTTAGTCATGGCCCGGGCGTTAGTTGGCGATGACGCTTTACGCGCCGGTTTGAAGCAATACTTTATCGATCATAAATATCGTAATGCTAAGGGGGATGACTTATGGGGCGCATTAGCTGATGCTTCCGGTATGCAAGTGGGCGACATCATGCATTCATGGCTGGAACAACCCGGTTACCCCGTTGTCACAGCCGCGGTCGTTGATGGTCAATTGACCTTGTCACAACAACAATTCTTCATCGGTGAAGGTGAAGAAGTTGGCCGTCAATGGCAGATTCCGCTGAACGCGAACTACGATGCCGCACCTGCTATCATGAAGGACAAAACAGTCACGCTTGGCGATTATGCTAAGTTGCGTGATGCCAGTGGCAAACCATTCCGTTTGAATGTCGGCAATAACTCACACTTTATCGTTAAGTATGACCAGACGTTGATGGATGACATTTTGGCCAATGTTGATGACTTGACTGCCATTGACCAATTACAGTTATTACAGGATCTACGCTTATTAGCTGAGGGTCGTCAGATTTCATACGCCGCAGTTGTGCCGTTATTAAGTCGGTTTGCGGGCAGTCATTCAACTGTCGTTAACGCTGCTTTGTACCAAGTTGCTGGTAACTTACGGAAGTTCGTAACACCAGATTCTGACGAAGAAAAGCATTTACAAGCCTTATTCGACCAGTTGAGTGCCGACCAAGTTAAACGGTTAGGCTGGTTGCCACAAGCGGGTGAATCTAACGATGACCAGCTGACACGGCCATTTGTACTGAGTGCGGCATTGTACGCAAAGAACAGTGCAGCCGTCTTGGCAGCGCATGAATTATTCGAAGGTAACCGCGATAAGCTCGCAACGTTGCCTGCCGATATCCGGGTCTTCATTTTGCGCAACGAAGTCAAGAACTTCGGTAGCGCTGAATTGTTCGACAGCTTATTAGCGGCATCACGGCAGACCGCGGATGCCAGCTATAAGGCAGATATCTGTGAAGCGTTGACAGCTACGCCAGATGCAGACTTAATCAAGCAACTAGTTGGTAAGTTTGAAGATGCTGATACCATCAAGCCACAAGACTTGCGCGCTTGGTTCCGCGGCGTCTTGGCCAACCCAGCCGGTGAACAAACCGCATGGGATTGGATTCGTGACGAATGGTCATGGTTAGAAGCTACGGTCGGTGGCGACATGGAATTCACGACCTACATTACTGTCATTTCACGAATCTTCCATACAGCAGAACGGTTAGCTGAATTCAAGGCGTTCTTTGAACCAAAAATCAATACGCCTGGTTTGACCCGTGAAATCAAGATGGACACTAAGGTCATCGCTAGTCGCGTTGCCTTGGTTGAAGATGAACGTGACGCGGTTAATGCGGCGGTTGCGGAAGTTGTAAAATAA
- a CDS encoding histidine phosphatase family protein, translating into MKVYLIRHSEPTYQQAINAGLQGFGRELGSLTENGIVIAQKLAQQPLFDHVQLILASPYTRALQTALEIVRFNDIPLKVELGLREWQPDNTGLRTDTDEQASVAYQLYRQHAGQRITDSSLHYETAAEVKSRVLATLSKYAQTYDCIACVTHGEVMRQFGDQQDVQFCGVREIVVD; encoded by the coding sequence ATGAAAGTCTATCTTATTCGCCACTCAGAACCAACCTATCAACAAGCCATTAACGCAGGTCTACAAGGATTTGGCCGCGAACTCGGTAGTTTGACAGAGAATGGTATCGTAATCGCCCAAAAATTGGCTCAGCAGCCCCTATTCGACCATGTGCAATTAATACTTGCCTCACCCTATACCCGAGCCTTGCAGACGGCGCTTGAAATCGTGCGGTTTAACGACATTCCGCTAAAAGTTGAGCTCGGACTGCGCGAGTGGCAACCTGATAACACCGGTTTGCGCACTGACACCGACGAACAAGCCAGCGTGGCCTATCAACTTTATCGACAACATGCTGGCCAACGAATCACGGACAGCTCCCTGCACTATGAAACGGCCGCTGAAGTTAAGTCGCGAGTGCTCGCAACTCTGAGTAAGTACGCTCAAACATATGATTGTATCGCTTGCGTGACACACGGCGAGGTCATGCGGCAGTTTGGTGACCAGCAGGACGTTCAATTTTGTGGGGTGCGGGAGATTGTTGTGGATTAG
- a CDS encoding kinase gives MQTTLIIIRGNSGSGKTTLAQALQAQLGHHTLLVSQDVVRRDMLMSRDYPGNLAIDLIQKIAQYGLAKVPVVIVEGILARERYGAMLAQLSQAFPQVLTYYFDVSFETTLIRHQSRQCDFGPAEMRQWWLPDDQFGVSNERIFTAEQDLAAEVQQVLSDLHHVGGMISD, from the coding sequence ATGCAGACGACTTTAATCATTATTCGGGGTAATTCAGGCAGCGGTAAAACGACACTCGCACAAGCATTACAGGCGCAGCTAGGACACCATACGTTACTGGTGTCTCAAGATGTTGTCCGTCGTGACATGTTGATGAGTCGGGACTATCCTGGAAATTTAGCGATAGATTTGATTCAGAAAATTGCACAGTACGGTCTCGCAAAAGTTCCAGTCGTGATTGTAGAAGGTATTTTAGCCCGCGAACGATATGGCGCAATGTTAGCGCAGCTCAGCCAAGCGTTTCCCCAAGTGCTGACGTACTACTTCGATGTCAGTTTTGAAACCACACTGATACGGCATCAAAGTCGGCAGTGTGATTTTGGCCCTGCTGAAATGCGGCAGTGGTGGTTGCCAGATGATCAGTTCGGCGTATCAAACGAACGAATATTTACCGCGGAGCAGGACTTGGCGGCTGAAGTTCAACAAGTTTTATCGGACCTACATCATGTTGGTGGAATGATATCGGATTGA
- a CDS encoding LysR family transcriptional regulator, with amino-acid sequence MDNKLLTFLEAIQQHASMTKAAQSLFVSQPYISRTIKSAELHFGTNLIDREHRPLELTYAGERLLSYLQSDARLHQMMNTELREISQNKYQSMTIGITPPMADTWFSQTLPDFYRHFPNIRTKILEITTSKAEALLASHQLDFFIGKTIHQEHIKTVPLQTISLSLVIPQTARLYQPNQFWRPFTSTTLTSMNGEPVIRTVGEARFQELVDHYFADKGVQTIPLIEVNDSRFALSLTLQGLGSIVLATEMLAKMAAEPTQYPINAFKLPTSELSLDFSVAYLPSHVLAKPIAYLVDQACQNFSPAIDF; translated from the coding sequence TTGGATAACAAGTTATTAACTTTTTTAGAAGCCATTCAGCAACACGCTAGTATGACGAAAGCTGCACAAAGTTTATTTGTTAGTCAGCCTTATATTAGTCGGACCATCAAAAGCGCTGAGCTACATTTTGGCACGAACCTCATCGATCGTGAACACCGTCCACTGGAACTAACTTACGCGGGCGAACGATTACTATCCTATTTACAAAGCGATGCCCGCCTACATCAGATGATGAACACCGAGCTTAGAGAAATCAGTCAAAACAAATATCAGAGTATGACCATCGGGATTACGCCACCAATGGCTGACACCTGGTTTAGCCAGACGCTACCTGATTTTTATCGTCATTTTCCAAATATCCGAACTAAGATTTTAGAAATCACGACCTCAAAAGCGGAAGCGCTACTAGCCAGTCATCAACTAGACTTCTTCATTGGCAAAACGATTCACCAGGAACATATCAAAACGGTTCCACTACAAACTATCTCACTTTCGCTGGTTATTCCTCAAACGGCTCGGTTATATCAACCCAATCAATTTTGGCGTCCCTTTACGTCCACGACATTAACCAGTATGAATGGTGAACCAGTCATTCGAACGGTCGGTGAAGCTCGTTTTCAAGAACTCGTCGATCATTATTTCGCAGATAAAGGTGTACAGACCATTCCACTGATTGAAGTCAACGATTCGCGTTTTGCGCTTAGCTTAACCCTCCAGGGGCTTGGCAGCATCGTCCTTGCAACCGAAATGCTGGCGAAAATGGCCGCTGAACCTACTCAGTATCCCATCAATGCTTTCAAACTGCCGACCAGCGAGCTGAGTCTTGATTTCAGCGTCGCTTACTTGCCGAGCCACGTTCTGGCAAAACCAATCGCCTATTTGGTTGACCAAGCCTGTCAGAACTTTAGCCCGGCGATTGATTTTTAG
- a CDS encoding FAD-binding protein — MDSERMVNVLKKVDQVNWDYQYDTVVIGFGGAGATAARFAADVKAKVLLADAAPNGHEGGNTRYSAQLLGTVDSFDEGKKYYHNLTAPMQLDEEMVDTFVEGMANMRDYVQKYLDVDPVSVKNDFTPADTPISLDSAVHEFPEYAGVESYDFTTVHHGIFDAALWKILRQKVIDRQQQIDVWVSSPAQHLIQDPTTKTIIGVQIERHHGLVNVRALNGVVLACGGFENDPQAVQDYLGAEHLAPLGTMFNKGAGVKMAQEVGADLWHMQNYESLGFLHGLSVAVPKGERGRLILGWPEVNHGSVVTVADDGSRYFDESEPNRHGHIYDHGMWRVPRTNVHPYLVFDETQYQQMLASQHNPIDNLSDLVVKAANLKDLARIMEADSETLSKTIRDFNYFVESGTDYAFNRKIDTMRAFDDGPYYALKLTNNVLNTQGGPRRNQRAEILDTNARPIPHLYGAGELGGICANQYQGGGNLAECLIFGKIAGENAAKSKYENRQSTDEDTDNEPDANTGASAQQTSANDLVAESTPEIQVGENQYLGRSDDGIGGQVVVRITYADEQLTNVEVVEQHETGEVGGRAIAELPAKMVAANTYDVDAISGASVSSQAIKLAVKDALAHAQQTVAND; from the coding sequence TTGGATTCAGAAAGGATGGTCAATGTGCTCAAAAAAGTAGATCAAGTTAACTGGGATTATCAGTATGACACGGTGGTTATTGGGTTTGGTGGTGCTGGTGCAACTGCTGCCCGGTTCGCCGCGGACGTAAAAGCGAAGGTCCTATTAGCCGATGCCGCACCGAATGGACATGAAGGTGGTAATACGCGTTACTCCGCACAACTGCTAGGGACGGTTGATAGTTTTGATGAAGGCAAGAAATATTATCATAATTTGACGGCACCGATGCAACTTGATGAAGAAATGGTCGACACTTTCGTTGAGGGTATGGCGAATATGCGTGATTATGTGCAAAAATATCTTGATGTTGATCCAGTCAGTGTTAAGAATGATTTTACACCAGCTGATACGCCCATTTCATTAGACAGCGCTGTCCACGAATTTCCAGAGTATGCGGGTGTAGAATCCTATGACTTCACTACTGTTCATCATGGCATCTTTGATGCTGCGTTGTGGAAAATTTTACGGCAAAAAGTTATTGATCGCCAACAGCAGATCGACGTATGGGTGAGCTCGCCAGCTCAGCATTTGATTCAAGACCCGACGACCAAAACAATCATTGGTGTCCAAATTGAGCGCCATCATGGTTTGGTTAACGTTCGCGCACTGAATGGGGTGGTCCTCGCCTGTGGTGGGTTTGAAAATGATCCGCAAGCCGTTCAGGATTATCTGGGTGCGGAACATTTAGCACCGCTTGGAACGATGTTTAACAAGGGTGCCGGTGTCAAAATGGCCCAAGAAGTCGGTGCTGACTTATGGCACATGCAAAACTACGAATCACTTGGCTTCTTACATGGGTTATCAGTCGCTGTGCCTAAAGGTGAACGGGGCCGGTTGATCTTAGGATGGCCTGAAGTGAACCATGGTAGCGTGGTCACAGTTGCGGATGACGGCAGCCGTTATTTCGATGAGAGTGAACCAAACCGCCATGGTCATATTTATGATCACGGTATGTGGCGAGTTCCTCGGACAAATGTCCATCCATACCTAGTCTTTGATGAAACTCAGTATCAGCAAATGTTGGCCAGCCAGCACAATCCAATTGACAATCTGTCTGACTTAGTCGTAAAAGCGGCCAATCTAAAGGATTTAGCACGGATTATGGAAGCTGATAGCGAGACTTTGTCTAAGACGATTCGTGATTTTAATTATTTTGTTGAGAGCGGCACGGACTATGCGTTTAACCGGAAGATTGACACGATGCGAGCGTTTGATGATGGTCCGTATTATGCGCTCAAACTAACGAATAATGTTCTCAATACTCAGGGCGGTCCTCGACGCAATCAACGTGCCGAAATTTTGGACACAAATGCGCGGCCGATTCCACACTTGTATGGTGCTGGTGAACTTGGCGGCATTTGCGCTAATCAATATCAAGGCGGTGGCAATTTAGCTGAATGCTTGATTTTTGGTAAAATTGCTGGCGAAAATGCGGCTAAGTCTAAGTATGAAAACCGCCAATCCACAGATGAAGACACGGACAATGAGCCAGATGCCAACACGGGTGCTTCAGCACAACAAACGAGTGCGAATGATTTGGTTGCTGAATCGACACCGGAAATTCAAGTTGGCGAGAATCAGTATTTAGGGCGTTCAGATGATGGTATCGGTGGTCAGGTGGTTGTCCGAATTACCTATGCAGACGAGCAGCTGACTAATGTGGAAGTGGTCGAGCAACATGAAACTGGCGAAGTTGGCGGTCGGGCGATTGCTGAGTTGCCAGCAAAGATGGTTGCTGCTAATACGTACGACGTTGACGCAATCTCTGGTGCATCCGTTTCCAGCCAAGCCATCAAATTAGCGGTCAAGGACGCCTTAGCTCACGCCCAACAGACCGTTGCCAACGACTAA
- a CDS encoding helix-turn-helix domain-containing protein encodes MLLAALLKTRRCQHGLTQGQLAAKLFVTTQAVSKWERGKAIPSIDNLLALSDLYNLSLDELVRGSAFFPKPYTVGRRLSFGRLVSLALFWLFVSLLFTGFGYQPWWVFALLYIAGMIVVVPVAIDNYWVIHSATIELNLYSTATWAKFRQIVFNRPKCIRIPYTDLQRVTISYRCRKRVSPFDFNPDYFQLILKTATQTYPLECALKASDYLPQFISFLQRQGVRVDDPQQIVTLLVEGQSLYQHFHTEAQS; translated from the coding sequence ATGTTACTCGCAGCATTATTGAAGACGCGTCGTTGTCAGCATGGATTGACACAGGGACAATTGGCGGCCAAGTTATTTGTCACCACTCAGGCAGTTTCTAAGTGGGAACGAGGCAAGGCGATTCCATCGATTGATAACCTGCTGGCACTGTCTGATTTGTACAATCTGTCCCTGGATGAACTGGTCCGCGGAAGTGCGTTCTTTCCAAAACCATATACGGTTGGCCGACGATTGAGCTTTGGCCGTTTAGTGAGTCTCGCATTATTTTGGTTATTCGTTTCACTATTATTTACGGGTTTCGGTTATCAACCTTGGTGGGTCTTCGCGCTCCTGTATATCGCAGGGATGATCGTCGTGGTTCCCGTGGCAATTGATAATTATTGGGTGATTCATTCAGCCACCATTGAGTTGAATCTGTATTCGACAGCGACCTGGGCAAAATTTCGCCAGATTGTGTTCAACCGTCCTAAGTGCATACGGATACCTTATACGGATTTACAACGCGTGACGATTAGTTATCGGTGTCGCAAACGGGTATCACCATTTGACTTCAATCCGGATTATTTTCAACTGATTCTTAAGACCGCCACACAGACTTACCCATTGGAATGCGCACTCAAGGCCAGCGACTATTTACCGCAATTCATCAGCTTCCTGCAGCGACAAGGTGTGAGGGTAGATGATCCGCAACAAATTGTGACGCTACTAGTCGAAGGACAATCGTTATATCAACATTTTCATACTGAAGCGCAATCTTAG
- a CDS encoding MarR family winged helix-turn-helix transcriptional regulator, with amino-acid sequence MATSAEQAILAQLKIIRTKRASTTGEQKWLKQHINEANLRRLLPDISIVGLHLLSALEAGPQTGIDLATTLGVTRGGITRAAKRLTSQGLIGSFQQPDDHKKIFYRLIPSGRKLAHYHDQMHAARNHEAVSMLREHYSAEELAVIQRFLLDLTGYED; translated from the coding sequence ATGGCAACATCCGCAGAACAAGCGATTTTAGCACAACTCAAAATCATTCGAACCAAGCGTGCTTCAACGACTGGTGAGCAAAAATGGCTCAAACAACACATCAATGAAGCCAATTTGCGTCGCTTGTTGCCGGATATTTCAATCGTTGGTCTCCACTTATTATCAGCGTTAGAGGCTGGGCCGCAAACCGGGATTGATTTGGCAACTACGCTGGGCGTCACTCGTGGTGGCATCACCCGCGCAGCCAAGCGTCTGACGAGTCAAGGCCTGATTGGGTCGTTCCAACAACCTGACGACCACAAGAAGATCTTTTATCGGCTCATCCCCAGCGGTCGCAAGCTAGCGCATTATCACGACCAGATGCACGCGGCTCGTAATCATGAGGCAGTCTCGATGTTACGCGAGCATTACTCTGCGGAAGAGCTGGCTGTGATTCAACGGTTCTTGCTAGATTTGACAGGCTATGAAGATTAA
- a CDS encoding NAD(P)H-dependent oxidoreductase, with translation MTKLLMINAHPHTTVPSASLTVAASFKTAYQQAHPTDEIITRDLYQDGVPALNDTTFEAWRKQKYGEDLTAAEADLLSRHAAWLDEFLAADKLVFVNPMYNHFLPAELKQYLDLTAVARKTFKYTATGPVGLLTDKRALHIQAAGGYYHQADGHNQVESGDPYLRDMLALYGIQDYRTIFIEGLDQFPEQRDQTIANAKATAEKLAADF, from the coding sequence ATGACAAAATTATTAATGATCAATGCTCATCCTCATACCACGGTACCGAGTGCTTCGCTTACCGTCGCGGCTAGTTTCAAAACCGCCTACCAACAGGCCCATCCTACCGACGAAATCATCACACGTGACCTTTACCAAGACGGTGTTCCAGCCTTGAATGATACGACCTTCGAGGCTTGGCGGAAACAAAAATATGGCGAAGACTTAACTGCTGCTGAAGCAGACTTGCTGAGCCGCCACGCCGCATGGCTAGACGAGTTTTTAGCCGCAGACAAATTGGTCTTCGTTAACCCGATGTATAACCATTTTCTACCGGCCGAACTCAAACAATACCTTGATTTGACGGCAGTTGCCCGCAAAACGTTTAAATACACTGCAACCGGCCCAGTTGGTCTGCTCACTGACAAGCGTGCGCTCCACATTCAAGCTGCCGGTGGCTATTACCACCAAGCGGATGGTCACAATCAAGTCGAATCTGGCGACCCTTACCTGCGCGACATGCTGGCTTTATATGGCATTCAGGATTACCGCACGATTTTTATTGAAGGCTTAGACCAATTTCCAGAACAACGCGACCAAACGATTGCGAATGCCAAAGCAACCGCGGAAAAACTCGCCGCTGACTTCTAA
- the asnA gene encoding aspartate--ammonia ligase: MHLIIPKDYDPKLSVKETQQAIRYIRETFQDEFGKQLNLSRLSAPMFVEKKTGLNDNLNGVEKPVSFTMQDMGDEQIEIVHSLAKWKRVALKRYGFDMHEGLYTNMNAIRKDEDLDNYHSAYVDQWDWEKVIGKEERTVETLKATVRQIFKVIKHMEHEVWYKFPQAVHHLPDEIHFMTTQELEDMYPDMTPRERENAICKKFGCVFLMQIGWKLDSGERHDGRAPDYDDWKLNGDILFWYEPLDQAIEISSMGIRVDAESMKKQLKDADAEDRLSLPYHQMILNEEVPYTIGGGIGQSRLCMLLLGKAHVGEVQAALWPQEMIDQCAAHNIHLL, from the coding sequence ATGCATTTAATTATTCCAAAGGATTATGATCCTAAATTATCCGTTAAAGAAACGCAACAGGCCATTCGTTACATCCGTGAAACTTTCCAAGATGAATTTGGGAAGCAACTCAACTTATCCCGCCTTTCAGCGCCAATGTTCGTTGAAAAGAAAACTGGTCTGAACGATAACTTGAACGGGGTCGAAAAACCGGTCTCCTTCACCATGCAGGACATGGGCGACGAACAAATCGAAATCGTGCACTCCCTTGCCAAATGGAAACGGGTCGCCCTCAAGCGGTACGGCTTTGATATGCACGAAGGCTTATACACGAACATGAACGCTATTCGTAAAGACGAAGATTTAGACAACTACCATTCAGCTTACGTTGACCAATGGGACTGGGAAAAGGTCATCGGCAAAGAAGAACGGACTGTTGAAACCCTTAAGGCAACTGTTCGCCAAATCTTCAAAGTCATCAAGCATATGGAACATGAAGTTTGGTACAAGTTCCCACAAGCAGTGCACCACTTACCAGATGAAATCCACTTCATGACGACTCAAGAACTCGAAGACATGTACCCAGACATGACGCCACGCGAACGCGAAAACGCCATCTGCAAGAAGTTCGGTTGCGTCTTCTTGATGCAAATCGGTTGGAAGCTTGACTCTGGCGAACGTCATGACGGCCGCGCCCCTGACTACGATGACTGGAAATTAAACGGCGATATTCTCTTCTGGTACGAACCATTAGACCAAGCCATTGAAATCTCAAGCATGGGTATTCGGGTCGACGCCGAATCCATGAAGAAACAATTGAAAGACGCTGACGCCGAAGACCGTTTGAGCTTACCTTATCACCAAATGATCTTGAACGAAGAAGTCCCTTACACGATCGGTGGTGGGATCGGTCAATCACGACTCTGCATGTTATTACTCGGCAAAGCCCATGTCGGCGAAGTTCAAGCTGCCCTGTGGCCACAAGAAATGATCGACCAATGTGCTGCACATAACATTCACTTGCTCTAA
- a CDS encoding C69 family dipeptidase, with translation MEKRIKGSCTTILVGKDASIDGSTIISRNDDGHEALDPERLVVVNPEDQPRHYQSVISKVEVDLPDNPMRYTSIPNSILTNGTWPAAGINSENIAMSATETITTNSRVLGIDPFVAGGIGEEDLCTLVLPYIHSAKEGVTRLGSLLEQYGTYEPNGIAFSDKDEIWWLETIGGHHWAAKRIPDDAYVVAPNRMNIDDFDFNADDTLASADLEQLIADYHLNPDFDRVNLRHIFGSASIKDTVYNNPRAWFGQKYFTPDVEQDPMEQDLPFICHANRKISIEDVKFVLSSHFENTKYDVYGSGSEADKTLFRPIGINRNHDVHILQIRNNVPAAVAGIHWLAFGANTFNTVVPFYANVNDTPASYKDADGTFNLNHMYWLSCTTALLGDTDYDFYVDMRNSYELEAMSAYLKIENDTDADLTNHQDVTAYLEAANQQLADTAMKLQTKLLGDMVIAGSEKMKLRYNLND, from the coding sequence ATGGAAAAACGTATTAAAGGTTCATGTACCACGATTTTAGTTGGTAAAGACGCCTCAATCGATGGCTCCACAATTATTTCACGGAATGATGATGGTCACGAAGCGCTTGACCCAGAACGATTAGTCGTGGTTAACCCCGAAGACCAACCACGTCACTATCAATCAGTCATTAGTAAGGTCGAAGTTGACTTGCCAGACAACCCAATGCGCTACACGTCGATTCCAAACTCGATTTTGACCAATGGAACTTGGCCCGCTGCCGGAATCAACAGCGAGAACATCGCAATGTCCGCGACTGAAACCATCACCACCAATTCACGTGTGCTCGGAATCGATCCATTCGTTGCAGGTGGAATCGGGGAAGAAGACCTATGCACCCTCGTCTTGCCTTACATTCACAGCGCTAAGGAAGGGGTTACCCGCCTCGGCAGCCTGCTTGAACAATACGGGACATACGAACCAAACGGTATCGCCTTTTCTGATAAGGACGAAATCTGGTGGCTTGAAACCATTGGTGGTCATCACTGGGCTGCTAAGCGGATTCCTGATGACGCCTATGTGGTTGCGCCTAACCGCATGAACATTGATGACTTTGACTTCAATGCGGATGATACGCTGGCTTCAGCTGACCTTGAACAACTGATTGCCGACTATCACTTGAATCCCGACTTTGACCGCGTCAACTTACGACACATCTTTGGTAGCGCCTCGATCAAAGACACGGTTTACAACAACCCGCGGGCTTGGTTTGGTCAAAAATACTTCACGCCAGATGTTGAACAAGATCCAATGGAACAAGACTTACCATTCATCTGTCATGCGAACCGGAAGATTTCTATCGAAGACGTCAAATTCGTGCTCAGCTCTCACTTTGAAAACACGAAATACGACGTTTATGGCAGTGGCTCTGAAGCCGATAAGACCCTCTTCCGGCCAATCGGGATCAACCGGAACCACGACGTTCACATTTTGCAAATTCGTAACAACGTCCCAGCAGCGGTTGCCGGAATTCACTGGCTCGCATTCGGTGCCAACACCTTCAATACGGTGGTCCCATTCTATGCCAACGTCAATGACACCCCAGCCAGTTACAAAGACGCAGATGGCACTTTCAACCTTAACCACATGTACTGGTTAAGTTGTACGACTGCCCTCCTCGGCGATACTGATTACGATTTCTACGTAGATATGCGTAACAGTTATGAATTGGAAGCCATGAGTGCCTACCTTAAGATTGAAAATGACACCGATGCTGACTTGACAAATCACCAAGACGTCACGGCTTACTTGGAAGCTGCCAACCAACAGCTTGCTGACACAGCCATGAAGCTGCAAACCAAATTATTGGGTGACATGGTCATCGCCGGTTCTGAAAAAATGAAATTACGGTATAATTTGAACGATTAA